From one Streptomyces spiramyceticus genomic stretch:
- a CDS encoding Cgl0159 family (beta/alpha)8-fold protein yields the protein MTDGVSISELVRVRTRHPEAIAEAAARRRRRPLIGESGRLMIIAADHPARGALAVGDRELAMASRPDLLERLCLALSRPGVDGVLATADIVDDLLLLGALDDKVVVGSMNRGGLAGAAFELDDRFTGHRAQDLERRGFDAGKLLLRIDYEDSGSLETLHATARTIDDMAERRLPVFVEPFISRRVAGKVRNDLSAEAVTRSIAITSGLAGTSAYTWLKVPVTEDPDDMAKVMETSTLPAVLLGGEVGDDQDGAYEKWRKALRLPTVQGLVVGRSLLYPADGDVAGAVDTAVGLL from the coding sequence GTGACCGACGGCGTTTCCATCTCCGAGCTGGTACGGGTACGGACCCGGCACCCCGAAGCGATCGCCGAGGCCGCCGCCCGACGCCGACGCCGCCCCCTCATCGGCGAAAGCGGGCGGCTCATGATCATCGCCGCCGACCACCCCGCCCGCGGCGCCCTCGCCGTCGGTGACCGCGAACTCGCCATGGCCAGCCGCCCCGACCTGCTGGAGCGGTTGTGCCTGGCACTGTCCAGGCCCGGCGTCGACGGCGTACTCGCGACCGCCGACATCGTCGACGACCTGCTCCTCCTCGGAGCCCTCGACGACAAGGTCGTCGTCGGCTCCATGAATCGCGGCGGCCTGGCCGGCGCCGCCTTCGAACTCGACGACCGCTTCACCGGCCACCGCGCCCAGGACCTGGAGCGCCGGGGCTTCGACGCGGGCAAGCTGCTCCTGCGGATCGACTACGAGGACAGCGGTTCGCTGGAGACCCTGCACGCCACCGCCCGCACGATCGACGACATGGCGGAACGCCGGCTCCCGGTCTTCGTCGAGCCGTTCATCTCCCGCCGCGTGGCGGGAAAGGTGCGCAACGACCTGAGCGCCGAGGCCGTCACCCGCTCCATCGCCATCACCTCGGGCCTCGCGGGCACATCGGCGTACACCTGGCTGAAGGTCCCCGTGACCGAGGACCCGGACGACATGGCAAAGGTCATGGAGACGTCGACCCTGCCCGCCGTCCTGCTGGGCGGCGAGGTCGGCGACGACCAGGACGGCGCGTACGAGAAGTGGCGCAAGGCGCTCCGGCTGCCGACCGTCCAGGGTCTGGTCGTCGGGCGGTCGCTGCTCTATCCGGCCGACGGGGATGTGGCGGGGGCGGTCGACACCGCCGTAGGACTGCTGTAG
- the iolC gene encoding 5-dehydro-2-deoxygluconokinase has protein sequence MQSNSYDSQESHDSYAPYAAYDLITMGRIGVDLYPLQAEVPLAQVDTFGKFLGGSATNVAVAAARLGRRTAVITRTGLDPFGDYLHQELGEFGVDDRWVTGVAGLPTPVTFCEIFPPDDFPLYFYRQPKAPDLEIHADELDLDAIRSARIFWMTGTGLCEDPSRTATLTALEARSAASAAERSPEAAPAPRITVFDLDWRPVFWADATWNADRADPDRARPHYAAALRHATVAVGNLDECEVATGEREPYVAAQALLAAGVELAVVKQGPKGVLAMHRDGTTAEVPPVPVKVLNGLGAGDAFGGALCHGLLAGWDLERVMRYANAAGAIVASRLACSSAMPHPAEVEQVLAAGEVPVQAPGGAS, from the coding sequence ATGCAGTCCAATTCGTACGACTCGCAGGAATCGCACGACTCGTACGCTCCCTACGCCGCGTACGACCTGATCACGATGGGCCGCATCGGCGTGGACCTCTATCCGCTGCAGGCCGAGGTGCCCCTCGCGCAGGTCGACACGTTCGGCAAGTTCCTCGGCGGCTCGGCCACGAATGTGGCGGTCGCGGCGGCCAGGCTGGGGCGGCGCACCGCCGTGATCACCCGCACGGGGCTCGACCCCTTCGGCGACTATCTCCACCAGGAACTGGGGGAGTTCGGGGTCGACGACCGCTGGGTGACAGGGGTCGCGGGCCTGCCGACACCGGTGACGTTCTGCGAGATCTTCCCGCCCGACGACTTCCCTCTCTACTTCTACCGGCAGCCGAAGGCGCCGGACCTGGAGATCCACGCGGACGAACTCGACCTCGACGCGATCCGTTCGGCCCGGATCTTCTGGATGACGGGCACGGGCCTGTGCGAAGACCCGAGCCGCACAGCAACACTGACAGCCCTGGAAGCGCGGAGCGCGGCGTCGGCGGCGGAGCGGTCGCCGGAGGCTGCGCCCGCTCCCCGTATCACCGTGTTCGATCTCGACTGGCGGCCCGTGTTCTGGGCGGACGCGACCTGGAACGCCGACCGGGCCGACCCCGACCGGGCCCGCCCCCACTACGCCGCCGCCCTGCGCCACGCCACCGTCGCCGTGGGCAATCTCGACGAGTGCGAAGTAGCCACCGGCGAGCGCGAACCGTACGTCGCCGCCCAGGCGCTCCTCGCCGCCGGCGTCGAGCTCGCCGTCGTCAAGCAGGGCCCCAAGGGCGTACTCGCCATGCACCGCGACGGTACGACGGCCGAAGTGCCGCCCGTACCCGTCAAGGTGCTCAACGGGCTCGGCGCGGGCGATGCGTTCGGCGGGGCCCTGTGCCACGGACTGCTCGCAGGGTGGGACCTTGAGCGCGTCATGCGGTACGCCAACGCCGCCGGGGCCATCGTCGCCTCCCGCCTCGCCTGCTCCTCCGCGATGCCGCACCCCGCCGAGGTCGAACAGGTACTCGCCGCCGGCGAAGTCCCCGTACAGGCGCCAGGAGGGGCGTCGTGA
- a CDS encoding dihydrodipicolinate synthase family protein, producing MTIRLPHGTYEPRTTPLALPPHGAPLASRTVYSAAHVVADPHADASPDGPATVDWDATLAFRRHLWSHGLGVAEAMDTAQRGMGLDWAGAAELIRRSAAEAATVGGAIACGAGTDQLTQGPHTLAEVTAAYEEQLALVESTGARAVLMASRALAAAAKGPEDYLATYGHLLHQASEPVVLHWLGPMFDPALEGYWGSADLDAATETFLEVITSHPDKVDGIKISLLDGRREIDLRRRLPKGVRCYTGDDFNYPELIAGDDHGFSHALLGIFDPLAPLAAEAVRVLDMGDASAFRELLDPTVELSRHLFQPPTRFYKTGVVLLAWLAGHQSHFTMLGGLQSARSLPHLARAYELADGLGLFPDPALAEARMKSLLSTYGVEQ from the coding sequence GTGACGATCAGGCTCCCGCACGGTACGTACGAACCGCGCACAACGCCCCTGGCCCTCCCGCCCCACGGCGCCCCCCTCGCCTCCCGCACGGTCTACTCGGCCGCGCACGTCGTCGCCGACCCGCACGCCGACGCGTCGCCCGACGGGCCCGCCACCGTCGACTGGGACGCCACGCTCGCCTTCCGCAGGCACCTGTGGTCGCACGGCCTCGGGGTGGCCGAGGCCATGGACACCGCACAGCGGGGGATGGGCCTGGACTGGGCGGGCGCGGCGGAGCTGATCCGGCGTTCGGCGGCGGAGGCGGCGACGGTAGGCGGGGCGATCGCGTGCGGCGCAGGAACCGACCAGCTCACGCAGGGCCCGCACACCCTCGCGGAAGTCACGGCGGCGTACGAGGAACAGCTGGCGCTCGTGGAGTCGACCGGCGCCCGCGCAGTCCTCATGGCATCACGCGCGCTGGCGGCGGCCGCCAAGGGCCCCGAGGACTACCTGGCGACGTACGGCCACCTCCTGCACCAGGCGAGCGAGCCGGTCGTACTGCACTGGCTGGGCCCGATGTTCGACCCGGCGCTGGAGGGCTACTGGGGGAGCGCGGACCTGGACGCCGCCACCGAGACCTTCCTGGAGGTCATCACGTCCCATCCCGACAAGGTGGACGGCATCAAGATCTCGCTCCTGGACGGCCGGCGCGAGATCGACCTGCGCCGCCGCCTGCCGAAGGGCGTGCGCTGCTACACGGGCGACGACTTCAACTACCCGGAGCTGATCGCGGGCGACGACCACGGCTTCAGCCACGCGCTGCTGGGCATCTTCGACCCCCTCGCCCCGCTGGCGGCCGAGGCGGTCCGTGTCCTGGACATGGGCGACGCCTCGGCATTCCGCGAGCTGCTCGACCCGACCGTCGAGCTGTCGCGCCATCTCTTCCAGCCGCCGACGCGCTTCTACAAGACCGGCGTCGTTCTCCTGGCGTGGCTGGCCGGCCACCAGTCGCACTTCACGATGCTGGGAGGCCTCCAGTCGGCGCGGTCGCTGCCGCACCTGGCGCGGGCGTACGAACTGGCGGACGGCCTGGGCCTGTTCCCGGACCCGGCACTCGCCGAGGCCCGCATGAAATCCCTGCTCAGCACGTACGGAGTGGAACAGTGA
- a CDS encoding sugar phosphate isomerase/epimerase family protein codes for MTSSVPASTRIRVGSAPDSWGVWFPEDPRQVPWERFLDEVAEAGYPWIELGPYGYLPTDPARLTDETRRRGLSVSAGTVFTGLHRGPEVWDATWKHVSDVAELTRAMGAEHLVVIPSFWRDDKTGEVLEDRTLTPAQWRTLAAQTERLGREVRERYGLKIVVHPHADTHIDSEKNVTRFLDATDSGLVSLCLDTGHYAYCGGDSVKLIETYGERIGYLHLKQVDPEILADVVANEVPFGPAVGRGVMCEPPGGVPALEPVLAAARRLDVDLFAIVEQDMYPCPPDKPLPIAQRTRNFLRSCGA; via the coding sequence ATGACCTCTTCCGTACCCGCGTCGACCCGCATCCGGGTCGGTTCAGCCCCCGACTCCTGGGGAGTGTGGTTCCCCGAAGACCCGCGGCAGGTCCCCTGGGAACGTTTCCTCGACGAGGTCGCGGAGGCCGGTTACCCGTGGATCGAGCTCGGTCCGTACGGCTACCTCCCGACCGACCCGGCCCGCCTCACCGACGAGACCCGGCGCCGGGGTCTCTCCGTCTCCGCCGGCACGGTGTTCACCGGACTGCACCGCGGGCCGGAGGTCTGGGACGCCACCTGGAAGCACGTGTCGGACGTCGCCGAACTCACCAGGGCCATGGGCGCGGAGCATCTCGTCGTCATCCCGTCCTTCTGGCGCGACGACAAGACCGGCGAGGTACTGGAGGACCGCACCCTCACGCCCGCGCAGTGGCGCACGCTCGCCGCCCAGACGGAGCGCCTCGGGCGGGAGGTGCGCGAGCGGTACGGGCTGAAGATCGTCGTACACCCGCACGCGGACACGCACATCGACAGCGAGAAGAACGTCACCCGCTTCCTGGACGCGACCGACTCCGGCCTGGTCTCGCTCTGTCTGGACACCGGGCATTACGCGTACTGCGGCGGGGACAGCGTCAAGCTCATCGAGACGTACGGCGAACGGATCGGCTACCTGCACCTCAAGCAGGTGGACCCGGAGATCCTCGCCGACGTCGTCGCGAACGAGGTGCCGTTCGGGCCCGCCGTCGGGCGGGGTGTGATGTGCGAGCCGCCCGGCGGGGTGCCGGCGCTGGAGCCCGTACTGGCGGCGGCGCGGCGGCTGGACGTCGACCTGTTCGCGATCGTCGAGCAGGACATGTATCCCTGCCCGCCGGACAAGCCGCTGCCGATCGCACAGCGCACCCGCAACTTCCTCCGTTCCTGCGGCGCATAA
- the iolB gene encoding 5-deoxy-glucuronate isomerase: protein MTDSDSSSSRSDNGMYVRAGAAAHGPYSLDIGPKRAGWDYSALRVLDLPPGGSHTLAAGDSEWIVLPLSGGCTVHVEGESFELLGRGSVFSAVTDFAYVPRDAHAQIASGAGGRFALAGARCERRLPARYGPAPEVPVELRGTGNCSRQVNNFAAAAPAGGGKSGGSFECDRLIAVEVLTPGGNWSSYPPHKHDEHHPGAESELEEIYYFETEGEGGFGYHRVSPSRPGGMDVLAEVRTGDAVLIPDGWHGPSIAAPGHTLYYLNVMAGPGAGDEREWLIRDHPDHGWIRDTWPSQPVDPRLPLYGTGPQEQQR, encoded by the coding sequence ATGACGGACAGCGACAGCAGCAGCAGCCGCAGCGACAACGGGATGTACGTACGGGCGGGGGCCGCCGCGCACGGCCCGTACTCCCTGGACATCGGGCCCAAGCGGGCCGGATGGGACTACTCCGCCCTGCGCGTGCTCGATCTGCCGCCCGGCGGCTCGCACACCCTCGCCGCCGGCGACAGCGAATGGATCGTGCTGCCTCTCAGCGGTGGCTGTACGGTGCACGTGGAAGGCGAGAGCTTTGAACTGCTGGGCAGGGGAAGCGTGTTCAGCGCGGTCACCGACTTCGCGTACGTGCCCCGTGATGCCCACGCCCAGATCGCCTCCGGCGCGGGAGGCCGCTTCGCCCTGGCAGGAGCGAGGTGCGAGCGACGACTCCCCGCCCGCTACGGCCCCGCGCCGGAGGTACCCGTCGAACTGCGCGGCACCGGCAACTGCTCGCGCCAGGTCAACAACTTCGCCGCCGCAGCCCCCGCCGGAGGCGGAAAATCAGGAGGAAGTTTCGAGTGCGACCGGCTCATCGCCGTCGAAGTCCTCACCCCCGGCGGCAACTGGTCCTCGTACCCGCCCCACAAACACGACGAGCACCACCCCGGCGCCGAGTCCGAGCTCGAAGAGATCTACTACTTCGAGACCGAGGGCGAAGGCGGCTTCGGCTACCACCGGGTCTCACCGTCCCGCCCCGGCGGTATGGACGTACTCGCCGAAGTCCGCACCGGCGACGCCGTCCTGATCCCCGACGGCTGGCACGGCCCGTCCATCGCCGCGCCCGGCCACACCCTCTACTACCTCAATGTCATGGCGGGCCCGGGGGCGGGGGACGAGCGGGAGTGGCTGATCCGCGACCATCCCGACCACGGCTGGATCCGTGACACGTGGCCGTCGCAGCCCGTGGACCCCCGACTGCCGTTGTACGGAACCGGACCCCAGGAGCAGCAGCGATGA
- a CDS encoding heavy-metal-associated domain-containing protein, whose translation MTAETETKTEATATGSCCSPSGSCHDSSAPEAGSGTVTTVYQVSGMTCGHCEGAVSGEVSEIAGVTSVKAVASTGRVTVISEGPLDDEAVRAAVDEAGYELVGRAA comes from the coding sequence ATGACCGCCGAGACCGAGACGAAGACCGAGGCCACCGCGACCGGCTCCTGCTGCTCGCCGTCCGGCTCATGCCACGACAGCTCGGCGCCGGAGGCCGGATCGGGCACCGTCACCACCGTCTACCAGGTGAGCGGGATGACCTGCGGCCACTGCGAAGGCGCCGTCTCCGGCGAGGTCTCCGAGATCGCCGGCGTCACCTCGGTGAAGGCCGTGGCCTCCACCGGCCGGGTAACCGTGATCTCCGAGGGCCCGCTGGACGACGAAGCGGTACGCGCCGCCGTGGACGAGGCCGGGTACGAGCTGGTCGGCCGCGCCGCCTGA
- a CDS encoding ATP-dependent RecD-like DNA helicase, which translates to MSSPTAVPAQASTSSAVVEGVLERITYANEETGYTVARVDTGRGGGDLLTVVGSLLGAQPGESLRMAGRWASHPQYGKQFTVENYTTVLPATIQGIRRYLGSGLIKGIGPKIADRIVEHFGTDTLDVIEQEPKRLVEVPGLGPKRTKLIGAAWEEQKAIKEVMIFLQGVGVSTSIAVRIYKKYGDASISIVKNEPYRLAADVWGIGFLTADRIAQAVGIPHDSPERVKAGLQYALSQSTDQGHCYLPEEQLISDAVKLLQVDTGLVIDCLAELAAEEGVVREKVPAADGGDPVTAVYLVPFHRAEISLAAQVLRLLRTEEDRMPAFRNVAWDKALAWLADRTGAELAPEQQAAVKLALTEKVAVLTGGPGCGKSFTVRSVVELARAKQAKVVLAAPTGRAAKRLAELTGAEASTVHRLLELRPGGDAAYDRDRPLDADLVVVDEASMLDLLLANKLVKAVAPGAHLLLVGDVDQLPSVGAGEVLRDLLADGGPVPSVRLTRIFRQAQQSGVVTNAHRINSGVQPITQGLPDFFLFVEDETEDAGRVTVDVAARRIPAKFGLDPRRDIQVLAPMHRGPAGAGTLNGLLQQAITPARPDLPEKRFGGRVFRVGDKVTQIRNNYEKGQNGVFNGTVGVVTSLNLDDQRLTVLTDEDEEVPYDFDELDELAHAYAVTIHRSQGSEYPAVVIPVTTGAWMMLQRNLLYTAVTRAKKLVVLVGSRKAIGQAVRTVSAGRRCTALDHRLTGGLQNGS; encoded by the coding sequence ATGTCGAGTCCAACAGCGGTCCCAGCACAGGCCTCCACCTCCTCCGCGGTGGTCGAGGGAGTCCTGGAGCGGATCACGTACGCCAACGAGGAGACCGGGTACACGGTCGCCCGTGTCGACACGGGCCGCGGCGGAGGCGATCTCCTCACGGTCGTCGGTTCGCTGCTCGGCGCGCAGCCCGGCGAGTCGCTGCGCATGGCGGGCCGCTGGGCCTCGCACCCCCAGTACGGCAAGCAGTTCACCGTGGAGAACTACACGACCGTGCTGCCCGCCACGATCCAGGGCATCCGCCGGTACCTCGGCTCCGGCCTGATCAAGGGCATCGGCCCGAAGATCGCGGACCGCATCGTCGAGCACTTCGGCACCGACACGCTCGACGTGATCGAGCAGGAGCCGAAGCGCCTGGTCGAAGTCCCGGGACTCGGCCCCAAGCGTACGAAGCTGATCGGTGCGGCGTGGGAGGAACAGAAGGCCATCAAGGAGGTCATGATCTTCCTCCAGGGTGTGGGGGTGTCGACCTCCATCGCGGTGCGCATCTACAAGAAGTACGGCGACGCTTCGATCTCGATAGTAAAGAACGAGCCCTACCGCCTGGCCGCCGATGTCTGGGGCATCGGCTTCCTCACCGCCGACCGCATCGCCCAGGCCGTCGGCATCCCGCACGACAGCCCGGAGCGGGTGAAGGCCGGGCTGCAGTACGCGCTGTCGCAGTCCACCGACCAGGGCCACTGCTACCTCCCCGAGGAGCAGCTGATCAGCGACGCGGTGAAGCTGCTCCAGGTCGACACGGGCCTGGTCATCGACTGCCTGGCCGAACTGGCCGCGGAGGAAGGCGTCGTACGGGAAAAGGTCCCGGCCGCGGACGGCGGCGACCCCGTCACCGCCGTCTACCTCGTGCCGTTCCACCGCGCCGAAATCTCCCTGGCCGCACAGGTGCTGCGCCTGCTGCGCACCGAGGAGGACCGGATGCCGGCCTTCCGGAACGTGGCCTGGGACAAGGCGCTGGCCTGGCTCGCGGACCGTACGGGGGCGGAGCTGGCGCCCGAGCAGCAGGCGGCGGTCAAGCTGGCGCTCACCGAGAAGGTCGCGGTGCTCACCGGGGGTCCGGGCTGCGGCAAGTCGTTCACCGTCCGCTCGGTGGTCGAGCTGGCCCGCGCCAAGCAGGCCAAGGTGGTGCTCGCCGCACCCACCGGAAGGGCCGCCAAGCGCCTCGCGGAGCTGACCGGGGCCGAGGCGTCCACCGTGCACCGCCTGCTGGAGCTCAGGCCCGGCGGCGACGCGGCGTACGACAGGGACAGGCCGCTCGACGCGGATCTGGTGGTCGTCGACGAGGCGTCGATGCTGGACCTGCTCCTCGCCAACAAACTGGTGAAGGCGGTCGCGCCGGGCGCGCATCTGCTGCTCGTCGGGGACGTGGACCAGCTGCCTTCGGTCGGCGCGGGCGAGGTGCTGCGTGACCTGCTGGCGGACGGCGGCCCGGTTCCATCGGTCCGTCTCACCAGGATCTTCCGCCAGGCCCAGCAGTCGGGCGTCGTCACCAACGCGCACCGCATCAACTCCGGTGTGCAGCCGATCACTCAGGGCCTGCCGGACTTCTTCCTCTTCGTCGAGGACGAGACGGAGGACGCCGGGCGGGTCACGGTGGACGTGGCGGCCCGCCGCATCCCCGCGAAGTTCGGCCTCGATCCGCGCCGCGACATCCAGGTGCTGGCCCCCATGCACCGCGGCCCGGCGGGCGCGGGCACGCTCAATGGGCTGCTCCAGCAGGCGATCACCCCCGCGAGGCCCGATCTTCCGGAGAAGAGGTTCGGCGGCAGGGTCTTCCGCGTCGGAGACAAGGTGACGCAGATTCGCAACAATTACGAGAAGGGACAGAACGGGGTCTTCAACGGCACCGTGGGCGTGGTCACCTCGCTCAACCTGGACGACCAGCGCCTGACGGTGCTGACGGACGAGGACGAGGAGGTTCCGTACGACTTCGACGAGCTCGACGAGCTGGCGCACGCGTACGCCGTGACCATCCACCGCTCGCAGGGCAGCGAGTATCCGGCGGTGGTGATTCCGGTGACAACCGGGGCCTGGATGATGCTCCAGCGGAATCTGCTCTACACGGCGGTCACCCGGGCCAAGAAGCTCGTCGTCCTGGTCGGCTCCCGCAAGGCGATCGGCCAGGCGGTCCGCACGGTTTCGGCGGGCAGACGGTGTACTGCGCTCGATCACCGGCTGACAGGCGGATTACAAAACGGCTCATAA
- a CDS encoding helix-turn-helix transcriptional regulator produces the protein MTDRRLWSYKEIAAHIRVQPDTVRSYRKHGLLPTPDHVESGKPYWFADTIRTWVSLRPGNRGARRE, from the coding sequence ATGACTGACCGAAGGCTCTGGTCCTACAAGGAGATTGCAGCGCACATCCGGGTCCAGCCGGACACGGTGCGTTCGTACCGCAAGCACGGACTGCTCCCCACGCCCGACCACGTGGAGAGCGGCAAGCCGTACTGGTTCGCGGACACCATCCGTACCTGGGTTTCACTCCGACCAGGCAACAGAGGCGCCCGGAGAGAGTGA
- a CDS encoding sugar phosphate isomerase/epimerase family protein — MKDLSRLSLNQETIRQWSLPELAEGCVKAGVPGVGLWRAPVQEYGVERAARLVRDAGLKVTSLCRGGFLTGDDRAPALADNRRAVDEAATLGTDTLVLVSGGLPPGSRDLHGARERIAQGLAELAPYAADRGVRLAIEPLHPMFASDRCVVSTLGQALELAERFPADRVGVVVDTYHLWWDDRVGGDIARAGAGGRIAAFQLADWITPLPAGVLLGRGQLGDGAVDFGWFRDQVDAAGYEGPIEVEIFNEGLWARDGADVLAEVADRYLTRI; from the coding sequence GTGAAGGACCTTTCCAGGCTCAGTCTCAACCAGGAGACCATCAGGCAGTGGTCGCTGCCCGAGCTGGCCGAGGGCTGCGTAAAGGCGGGCGTACCTGGCGTGGGTCTGTGGCGTGCGCCCGTCCAGGAGTACGGCGTGGAGCGCGCCGCACGTCTCGTGCGGGACGCCGGCCTGAAGGTGACCAGCCTGTGCCGGGGCGGCTTCCTCACGGGCGACGACCGGGCCCCGGCGCTGGCCGACAACCGCCGGGCCGTCGACGAGGCGGCCACCCTCGGCACCGACACCCTGGTCCTGGTCTCCGGCGGCCTGCCGCCGGGCAGCCGCGACCTGCACGGCGCCCGCGAACGCATCGCACAGGGGCTGGCCGAACTGGCGCCGTACGCCGCCGACCGCGGCGTACGGCTGGCCATCGAGCCGCTGCATCCCATGTTCGCCTCGGACCGCTGCGTGGTCTCGACGCTGGGCCAGGCGCTCGAACTGGCTGAACGCTTTCCGGCGGACCGGGTGGGGGTGGTCGTGGACACCTACCACCTGTGGTGGGACGACCGTGTCGGCGGCGACATCGCGCGGGCGGGCGCCGGGGGCCGTATCGCGGCGTTCCAACTGGCGGACTGGATCACGCCGTTGCCGGCGGGCGTGCTGCTGGGCCGGGGGCAGCTGGGGGACGGGGCGGTCGACTTCGGCTGGTTCCGCGACCAGGTGGACGCGGCGGGTTACGAAGGTCCGATCGAGGTCGAGATCTTCAACGAGGGCCTGTGGGCGAGGGACGGCGCCGACGTCCTGGCGGAGGTCGCCGACCGCTATCTGACGCGTATCTGA
- a CDS encoding GNAT family N-acetyltransferase, whose amino-acid sequence MTEQPTADFSVKPTLTGDKVLLRPFTADDVPAMGAVLDDPEVCKYTGSPAGDLTPEQLRSWYTTRNDKDDRLDLAVVDLAMGACVGEVVLYEWDAPNRSCNFRTLIGPNGRDRGLGTEACRLIVRHGFEQLGLNRIALGVYNFNPRARRAYEKVGFVSEGIEREALVHEGEWVDATYMSILAREWAVHRGRPVADDARIHTP is encoded by the coding sequence ATGACCGAACAGCCGACCGCAGACTTCTCCGTCAAGCCCACCCTCACCGGCGACAAGGTGCTGCTGCGCCCCTTCACGGCGGACGACGTTCCGGCGATGGGAGCCGTTCTCGACGACCCCGAGGTGTGCAAGTACACCGGCTCACCGGCCGGGGACCTGACCCCCGAGCAGCTGCGCTCCTGGTACACGACCCGCAACGACAAGGACGACCGGCTCGACCTGGCCGTGGTCGACCTGGCCATGGGCGCGTGCGTCGGCGAAGTGGTGCTGTACGAGTGGGACGCACCCAACCGCAGTTGCAACTTCCGCACCCTGATCGGCCCGAACGGCCGCGACCGCGGCCTCGGCACCGAGGCGTGCCGCCTGATCGTCCGGCACGGATTCGAACAGCTCGGCCTGAACCGGATCGCACTGGGCGTCTACAACTTCAATCCCCGGGCCCGCCGGGCGTACGAGAAGGTCGGCTTCGTTTCCGAAGGCATCGAGCGCGAGGCGCTGGTTCACGAGGGCGAGTGGGTCGACGCGACGTACATGTCGATCCTGGCCAGGGAGTGGGCGGTCCACCGCGGCCGACCCGTGGCCGACGACGCTCGCATTCATACCCCCTAG
- a CDS encoding citrate synthase → MSDNSVVLRYGDGEYTYPVIDSTVGDKGFDIGKLRSQTGLVTLDSGYGNTAAYKSAITYLDGEQGILRYRGYPIEQLAEHSTFAEVAYLLINGELPKVDELSSFKNEITQHTLLHEDVKRFFDGFPRDAHPMAMLSSVVSALSTFYQDSHNPFDEKQRHLSTIRLLAKLPTIAAYAYKKSIGHPFVYPRNDLGYVENFLRMTFSVPAQEYDLDPVVVSALDKLLILHADHEQNCSTSTVRLVGSSQANMFASISAGISALWGPLHGGANQSVLEMLEGIQADGGDVTNFIRKVKNKEDGVKLMGFGHRVYKNFDPRAKIIKAAAHDVLSALGKDDKLLDIALKLEEHALADDYFVERKLYPNVDFYTGLIYRAMGFPTEMFTVLFALGRLPGWIAQWHEMIKEPGSRIGRPRQIYTGEVLRDFVPVEGR, encoded by the coding sequence GTGAGCGACAACTCTGTAGTACTGCGGTACGGCGATGGCGAGTACACCTACCCGGTGATCGACAGCACCGTCGGCGACAAGGGCTTCGATATCGGGAAGCTCCGGTCTCAGACCGGTCTTGTGACTCTCGACAGCGGATATGGCAATACAGCCGCCTATAAATCCGCTATCACCTACCTCGACGGTGAGCAGGGCATCCTGCGCTACCGCGGTTACCCCATCGAGCAGCTGGCCGAGCACTCCACCTTCGCTGAGGTGGCCTACCTTCTGATCAATGGTGAGCTCCCCAAGGTCGACGAGCTGTCGTCCTTCAAGAATGAGATCACCCAGCACACGCTGCTGCACGAGGACGTCAAGCGGTTCTTCGACGGCTTCCCGCGTGACGCGCACCCGATGGCCATGCTGTCGTCGGTGGTCAGCGCGCTGTCCACGTTCTACCAGGACAGCCACAACCCGTTCGACGAGAAGCAGCGTCACCTTTCGACGATCCGCCTGCTCGCCAAGCTTCCGACGATCGCGGCGTACGCCTACAAGAAGTCGATCGGTCACCCCTTCGTCTACCCGCGCAACGACCTCGGGTACGTCGAGAACTTCCTGCGCATGACCTTCTCGGTCCCCGCGCAGGAGTACGACCTGGACCCGGTCGTCGTTTCCGCGCTCGACAAGCTGCTGATCCTGCACGCGGACCACGAGCAGAACTGCTCGACCTCCACCGTGCGTCTGGTCGGCTCCTCGCAGGCGAACATGTTCGCCTCGATCTCCGCCGGCATCAGCGCGCTGTGGGGCCCGCTGCACGGCGGTGCCAACCAGTCGGTGCTGGAGATGCTGGAAGGCATCCAGGCCGACGGCGGCGACGTCACCAACTTCATCCGCAAGGTGAAGAACAAGGAAGACGGCGTGAAGCTCATGGGCTTCGGGCACCGCGTCTACAAGAACTTCGACCCCCGGGCGAAGATCATCAAGGCTGCGGCGCACGACGTTCTCTCCGCCCTGGGCAAGGACGACAAGCTGCTCGACATCGCGCTCAAGCTCGAAGAGCACGCGCTGGCGGACGACTACTTCGTGGAGCGCAAGCTCTACCCGAACGTCGACTTCTACACCGGCCTGATCTACCGGGCCATGGGCTTCCCGACCGAGATGTTCACGGTGCTCTTCGCGCTGGGCCGTCTCCCGGGCTGGATCGCCCAGTGGCACGAGATGATCAAGGAGCCGGGTTCCCGCATCGGCCGCCCGCGCCAGATCTACACGGGCGAGGTCCTGCGCGACTTCGTCCCGGTCGAGGGCCGCTGA